A portion of the Stigmatella aurantiaca DW4/3-1 genome contains these proteins:
- a CDS encoding pilus assembly protein TadG-related protein — protein sequence MPDKQRSQVKPGRRGQALVLACLSLLLLALMMLLSFNLSYALRQKTQLQQHSDAMAYSMAVLEARALNYFASSNRSIAASYVTMNNAHGYMAAASVTAAMMTAGQKSFAQIAVTEGLKCIACRCSCCGHAIEAGKIAKKFGDAADKYEGKIKNQEGAFTKLVTDLDKMMDIIHKSQKSVFDSTAEALGDGSSHNLSRLRSINAPTSSELNSAVGSLNTGEFNCAIDGKQCSISGKPGNTANKTRAVVMAQVANASRNDWAAKRGGMGAPKYLNQQFLNELQSDIQGEGRTNVLTHDGTSKTVKDKGELDGDASTSNDGSKSAGHEHGRVHTMGWKDAIALPVGYEAEVVSASSGSSHTPSDGHQGTHTFEGTNSRDLASCGGNGNCFMAFRADSSAARDYGQPHVYSYVTQRLRAENVKDAPWQLNDSASVTLKHGDKEGKVTLAADEGAAMSKALVYYHRLGNWSEPPNMFNPFWRAKLHPFTPNEAENVLNKAGNSDAAELASTPKMPL from the coding sequence ATGCCTGACAAGCAACGTTCCCAAGTAAAGCCTGGCAGGCGTGGCCAGGCCCTGGTGCTGGCGTGCCTTTCGCTGCTGCTGCTGGCGCTGATGATGCTGCTGAGCTTCAACCTCAGCTATGCACTGCGCCAGAAGACGCAGCTGCAACAGCACAGCGACGCCATGGCCTATTCCATGGCGGTGCTCGAGGCCCGGGCGCTCAATTACTTCGCGTCCAGCAACCGGTCCATCGCTGCCTCCTACGTGACCATGAACAACGCCCATGGCTACATGGCGGCGGCCTCCGTCACCGCGGCGATGATGACCGCGGGGCAGAAGAGCTTCGCGCAGATCGCCGTCACGGAAGGCCTCAAGTGCATCGCCTGCCGGTGCAGCTGCTGTGGCCACGCCATTGAGGCGGGGAAGATCGCGAAGAAGTTCGGAGATGCCGCCGACAAGTACGAGGGCAAGATCAAGAACCAGGAAGGCGCTTTCACCAAGCTGGTGACGGACCTGGACAAGATGATGGACATCATCCACAAGTCCCAGAAGAGCGTCTTCGACTCGACGGCGGAGGCGCTGGGAGATGGCTCCTCGCACAACCTGAGCCGGCTGCGGTCCATCAATGCGCCCACGTCCTCGGAGCTGAACAGCGCTGTCGGGTCGCTCAACACCGGGGAGTTCAACTGCGCCATCGATGGCAAGCAGTGCTCGATCAGCGGCAAGCCCGGCAATACCGCCAACAAGACCCGCGCCGTCGTCATGGCGCAGGTGGCCAACGCCAGCCGCAACGATTGGGCGGCCAAGCGCGGGGGCATGGGGGCTCCGAAATACCTGAATCAACAATTCCTCAACGAACTGCAGTCGGACATCCAGGGCGAGGGCAGGACCAACGTGCTCACCCACGATGGCACCTCCAAGACGGTGAAGGACAAGGGCGAGCTGGATGGTGACGCCTCCACCAGCAACGATGGTTCGAAGAGCGCTGGCCACGAACACGGCCGCGTTCACACCATGGGGTGGAAGGACGCGATTGCCCTGCCCGTGGGGTACGAGGCGGAGGTGGTTTCGGCCAGCTCGGGCAGCAGCCACACCCCCAGCGACGGGCACCAGGGCACTCACACCTTCGAGGGCACCAACTCCCGCGATCTGGCCTCTTGCGGTGGAAACGGCAACTGCTTCATGGCGTTCCGCGCGGACTCGAGCGCCGCGCGCGACTACGGGCAGCCGCACGTGTACAGCTATGTCACCCAGCGGCTGCGCGCCGAGAACGTGAAAGATGCGCCCTGGCAGCTCAACGACTCCGCCAGCGTGACCTTGAAGCACGGGGACAAGGAGGGCAAGGTGACGCTCGCGGCGGATGAAGGCGCGGCCATGTCCAAGGCGCTGGTCTATTACCACCGCCTGGGAAACTGGAGTGAGCCGCCCAACATGTTCAATCCGTTCTGGCGCGCCAAGCTGCACCCGTTCACGCCCAACGAGGCGGAGAACGTCCTGAACAAAGCGGGCAACTCGGATGCCGCCGAGCTGGCCTCGACCCCCAAGATGCCGCTGTAA